In Armatimonadota bacterium, one DNA window encodes the following:
- the nuoG gene encoding NADH-quinone oxidoreductase subunit NuoG — protein MAAVAQETTVNLTINAVEIAVPKGELIVEAVKRLGLEIPVFCYHPRMKPVGMCRMCLVEVGFKQPDGSVRMMPKPQAACTLPASEGMVVLTDSEAVHRDRKGVLEFLLINHPLDCPVCDRGGECPLQNNTIFYGPGTSRFVEAKRNAHKAYPLSDYVTLDLERCIQCGRCVRFTEEISGDGELAFRFRGAQMQPSTFGLKNFDSKFSGNVIEICPVGALTNSKYRFRARPWDLQTSPAICTLCSNGCNVWMDWRVGQIMRINGRTHEGINEEWTCDLGKFGHDRFNADSRPTQVLIRNSDHLAPSNWGPAYKEIEAAFAKGGAKVAALAGGILSNEDSYLLQKLFRQTYMSANLDHRFTATLQKPEDRLESKLGIAQVQDSIASFESKCAVLIFGSSLADEEPILFLRVRKAWFNNGAKVIVAGSQATDADSFAHLVLRCKPGTESALANGLLSAAIESGNAKVPDATRKALAEFTPERVEALTGVSAASLREAASMMGPGAAVVTTHGLFNLDNAQGALEILGGLAMTTGASFNCCSREANHEGLVWMGVLPDRLPGGAAIPTSDRGLNTHEILDAAASGKLKALWLAGVDPFKAHPDRKKVEKALENVDFLVVQDCLDNEAIPYASVVLPMAAPAETEGSYVSMERRVQAFGPVLTPKGDAKPAWRVFADLILRATPQRPSFDAREIRAAIAEEAPAFAAAIDIADEGVMLG, from the coding sequence ATGGCCGCCGTCGCTCAAGAAACCACCGTCAATCTCACGATCAACGCCGTCGAAATTGCCGTTCCCAAGGGCGAGCTGATCGTCGAAGCCGTCAAGCGGCTGGGGCTTGAAATCCCCGTCTTCTGCTACCACCCCAGGATGAAGCCGGTGGGCATGTGCCGAATGTGCCTGGTCGAAGTGGGTTTCAAGCAGCCGGACGGCTCGGTCCGCATGATGCCCAAGCCCCAAGCCGCCTGCACTTTGCCGGCTTCCGAAGGGATGGTCGTCCTCACCGACAGCGAAGCCGTCCACCGCGACCGCAAGGGCGTCCTTGAGTTTCTGCTGATCAACCACCCGCTGGACTGCCCGGTTTGCGACCGTGGCGGCGAGTGTCCCCTCCAGAACAACACGATCTTTTATGGGCCGGGCACCAGCCGCTTCGTCGAAGCCAAGCGCAACGCGCACAAGGCGTACCCGCTCTCCGACTACGTGACCCTCGACCTCGAACGCTGCATCCAGTGCGGGCGCTGTGTGAGGTTCACCGAGGAGATATCCGGCGACGGCGAGTTGGCCTTTCGCTTCCGTGGCGCTCAGATGCAGCCCTCGACCTTCGGGCTCAAGAACTTCGACTCCAAGTTCAGCGGCAACGTCATCGAGATTTGCCCCGTGGGCGCGCTGACCAATTCCAAGTACCGCTTCCGAGCCCGGCCCTGGGATCTGCAGACGTCGCCGGCGATCTGCACGCTCTGTTCCAACGGCTGCAACGTGTGGATGGACTGGCGGGTCGGGCAGATCATGCGCATCAACGGCCGCACCCATGAAGGCATCAACGAAGAGTGGACCTGCGACCTTGGCAAGTTTGGGCATGACCGGTTCAACGCAGACAGCCGGCCCACCCAAGTTCTGATTCGAAACAGCGACCACCTGGCGCCAAGCAACTGGGGACCCGCCTACAAAGAGATCGAAGCCGCCTTTGCCAAAGGCGGCGCCAAGGTGGCGGCTTTGGCAGGCGGCATCCTCTCGAACGAGGATAGCTACCTCCTCCAGAAGCTCTTTCGCCAGACTTACATGAGTGCAAACCTGGACCACCGCTTCACAGCAACCTTGCAGAAGCCCGAAGATCGTCTGGAATCCAAGCTCGGCATCGCCCAGGTTCAGGATTCCATTGCGAGCTTCGAGTCCAAGTGCGCAGTGTTGATCTTTGGCTCCTCCCTTGCCGACGAGGAGCCGATCCTCTTCCTCAGGGTCCGCAAAGCGTGGTTCAATAACGGCGCGAAGGTGATCGTTGCGGGTTCGCAAGCCACGGACGCCGACAGCTTTGCGCACCTGGTGCTGCGCTGCAAGCCGGGAACCGAATCGGCCCTCGCCAACGGTCTGCTTTCGGCGGCCATCGAGAGCGGCAATGCCAAGGTCCCCGATGCCACCAGGAAGGCGCTTGCCGAATTCACACCTGAAAGGGTAGAGGCTTTGACGGGGGTCTCCGCCGCGAGCCTCCGCGAAGCGGCCTCAATGATGGGCCCGGGCGCGGCCGTGGTGACAACCCACGGACTCTTCAACCTGGACAACGCGCAGGGGGCGCTCGAAATCCTTGGCGGGCTCGCGATGACGACGGGAGCCAGCTTCAACTGCTGTTCCCGCGAGGCCAACCACGAGGGTCTCGTATGGATGGGAGTGCTACCCGACAGGCTCCCCGGAGGCGCGGCTATCCCCACATCGGATCGGGGGCTGAACACCCACGAGATTCTCGATGCGGCGGCCTCGGGAAAGCTCAAAGCCCTGTGGCTGGCTGGGGTGGACCCGTTCAAGGCCCATCCGGACCGAAAGAAGGTCGAAAAGGCGCTTGAGAACGTGGACTTTCTGGTGGTGCAGGACTGCCTGGACAATGAAGCGATCCCCTATGCCTCGGTCGTGCTGCCGATGGCGGCCCCAGCCGAAACCGAGGGCAGCTATGTGAGCATGGAGCGCCGGGTGCAGGCATTCGGCCCGGTCCTGACACCCAAGGGAGATGCCAAACCTGCATGGAGGGTCTTCGCCGATCTTATACTGAGGGCCACGCCCCAGAGGCCGAGCTTCGATGCGCGGGAGATTCGGGCCGCCATCGCCGAAGAGGCTCCTGCGTTCGCCGCCGCGATCGACATCGCCGATGAGGGAGTGATGCTGGGATGA
- a CDS encoding NADH-quinone oxidoreductase subunit H: protein MIEAISNLDPLLQALIRALLFVVPTLLIVPGFIWWERRLLSWMQDRWGPNRVATFTFGKKFPMAGLRGKKLKLFGLLQPIADGIKLFTKEDFTPKAVDILIYFIAPAVALFPAFALGGTIPWGPTHDHAYMVLTPVADVSIGVLYVMAVSSLGVYGIVLGGYAGNNKYSLLGGLRSSAQLISYELAMGMALAAMVTATGSLRMTEMVKAQEGPLWGFIPQLQNWFILTPFGFIAAIIFGICMVAETNRAPFDLPEAENELIAGYHTEYSSMKFAVYFMGEYAAMFVFSLMFAAVFLGGYNLLPVNFHELSASVSHVAFLAWLSPILDFLGEMNPTLAPLWFIGKGFFGITIYIWIRATLPRLRYDQLMNLGWKVLLPVGLANFLIAALWTMVTSTRDVKTGWLAWLAAFAGCFILYHGLKRAFAKNLESKYGKRTIRLVDQKPGAVEG, encoded by the coding sequence ATGATCGAAGCCATTTCCAACCTGGATCCGCTTCTGCAAGCCCTGATCCGGGCGCTGCTTTTCGTAGTTCCAACCTTGTTGATCGTTCCCGGCTTCATCTGGTGGGAGCGAAGGCTGCTTTCCTGGATGCAGGACCGTTGGGGGCCGAACCGGGTGGCGACTTTTACTTTCGGCAAGAAGTTTCCCATGGCGGGCCTTCGCGGCAAAAAGCTGAAACTCTTCGGATTGCTTCAGCCCATCGCCGACGGCATCAAGCTCTTTACCAAAGAGGATTTCACCCCCAAGGCGGTGGACATCCTCATCTATTTCATCGCGCCTGCGGTCGCGCTCTTCCCCGCGTTCGCCCTGGGAGGCACCATCCCCTGGGGTCCCACTCATGACCACGCTTACATGGTCCTCACGCCCGTCGCCGACGTAAGCATCGGGGTGCTCTACGTGATGGCGGTGAGTTCGCTCGGAGTCTACGGCATCGTGCTTGGCGGCTACGCGGGCAACAACAAGTACTCCCTGCTTGGTGGCTTACGCTCCAGCGCGCAACTCATCAGCTACGAGCTCGCGATGGGCATGGCGCTCGCGGCGATGGTCACCGCCACCGGCTCGCTCCGCATGACCGAAATGGTCAAGGCGCAAGAGGGGCCGCTGTGGGGGTTCATCCCGCAGCTTCAAAACTGGTTCATTCTCACGCCGTTCGGGTTCATTGCGGCCATCATCTTTGGCATCTGCATGGTCGCCGAGACGAACCGTGCGCCGTTCGACCTGCCTGAAGCCGAAAACGAGCTGATCGCCGGCTATCACACCGAGTACAGCTCGATGAAGTTCGCGGTGTACTTCATGGGTGAATACGCGGCGATGTTCGTGTTCAGCCTAATGTTCGCCGCGGTGTTCCTGGGTGGTTACAACCTTCTGCCGGTGAACTTCCATGAGCTGTCGGCCAGCGTGAGTCATGTTGCATTTCTGGCATGGCTCTCTCCCATTCTCGATTTCTTGGGAGAGATGAATCCGACCCTGGCCCCCCTCTGGTTCATCGGCAAAGGCTTTTTCGGCATCACGATCTACATTTGGATTCGCGCGACCCTCCCAAGGCTGCGTTACGACCAGCTCATGAACCTGGGGTGGAAGGTGCTTCTGCCGGTGGGCCTCGCCAACTTCTTGATCGCGGCGCTCTGGACGATGGTCACCTCGACCCGGGACGTCAAGACCGGCTGGCTGGCCTGGCTGGCCGCATTCGCCGGGTGTTTCATCCTCTATCACGGCCTCAAACGCGCGTTTGCGAAGAATTTGGAATCCAAATACGGCAAACGGACGATTCGCCTGGTCGACCAGAAGCCCGGGGCGGTGGAAGGATGA
- a CDS encoding NADH-quinone oxidoreductase subunit J produces the protein MPFEMTGQNMMALLLALIAMASSAGVVLIGNAIRSALCLVASFFCLAFLYFILNAELLGIVQIVVYTGAIMVLFLFVVMLLAIGGPDALTESRDLKRLLAAPFGAALFVLVMMQVVLPLQAVAEVEPLANAGTPEALGKVLFTQYFWPFEVASILLLIGIVGSILLAKRKI, from the coding sequence ATGCCCTTTGAGATGACCGGCCAAAACATGATGGCGCTACTGCTCGCGCTGATAGCCATGGCGAGCTCCGCCGGCGTCGTGCTTATCGGCAACGCCATTCGATCGGCGCTCTGCCTGGTCGCCAGCTTCTTCTGCCTCGCGTTCCTCTATTTCATCCTGAACGCCGAGCTTCTCGGCATCGTGCAAATCGTGGTCTACACCGGCGCGATCATGGTGCTGTTCTTGTTTGTGGTCATGCTGCTTGCCATTGGAGGGCCGGACGCCCTGACTGAATCGAGAGACCTGAAGCGGCTCTTGGCGGCGCCGTTCGGCGCGGCCCTGTTCGTGCTCGTGATGATGCAGGTGGTCCTACCGCTCCAGGCGGTCGCGGAAGTCGAGCCTTTAGCGAATGCCGGCACGCCCGAAGCGCTCGGCAAGGTGCTCTTCACCCAGTATTTCTGGCCCTTTGAAGTGGCGAGCATCCTGCTCCTGATCGGCATCGTCGGCTCCATCCTGCTGGCGAAGAGGAAGATATGA
- the nuoK gene encoding NADH-quinone oxidoreductase subunit NuoK, which translates to MSPLVIYLALGAWMFMWGVIGVVSRRNPIVIFMCIELMLNAVNLTFLAFARYQPSMMATQANQVSGHMAGQMMVIFVMAVAAAEVAVGLGIIMAIFRLRDSVDVDEMNLLRG; encoded by the coding sequence TTGAGTCCCCTAGTCATCTACCTCGCTCTCGGCGCATGGATGTTCATGTGGGGTGTGATCGGCGTCGTTTCGCGCCGGAACCCCATCGTGATCTTCATGTGCATCGAGCTCATGCTGAACGCGGTGAACCTGACGTTCCTGGCGTTCGCCCGCTATCAGCCCTCGATGATGGCGACTCAGGCCAACCAGGTTTCGGGCCATATGGCCGGCCAGATGATGGTCATCTTCGTGATGGCGGTCGCCGCCGCAGAAGTCGCGGTGGGCCTTGGCATCATCATGGCGATCTTCAGGCTGCGCGACAGCGTGGACGTGGACGAAATGAACCTGCTGAGAGGATAG
- the nuoL gene encoding NADH-quinone oxidoreductase subunit L, with protein sequence MENFSLIWFVLFLPLAGSLFQALFGGLVCKIRPKDGKQIMGAIAVLSIAGAFAVGAYLTYQLVQLPAEQRTIQPQVLFDWIDLLGLKVPFEVLIDPLSMTMVLVITGIGALIHLYATGYMAEERDYTRFFTYLNLFISAMLILVLGNNLLLMFIGWEGVGLCSYLLIAFWYKDINNAKCGNKAFIVNRIGDWGLTLGIFLLACAMTGEFAHRGEGAASGRWLSYDVILSAGEQVLRNQPGLATTIALLLFVGACGKSAQFPLYFWLPDAMAGPTPVSALIHAATMVTAGVFLLNRMQFVFVMAPAAMGIVAVVGAFTALFAALIAFGQTDIKKVLAYSTVSQLGFMFVACGVGAFWAGMFHVITHAFFKALLFLGSGAVIAAMAHDQDMRHYGNLAKYIKITSFTMIVGWLAIAGVSIPGIFGLAGFYSKEAIIGSAIHHSEATFFGTPVAPYLGWVLLAVAGLTAAYMTRLIWLTFFSGEERWRQLAPAHGSHDLHTAHAAHASHSSDMSDLSDSSDKYHGNSHSHDDPHGFFYTDEEVAARELHEHHHALDAEHVPKEVYPSMWIPLVVLAILSVGGGYVLNPILEGWLYGGATGAEHEGFPSHMTLVLMSTVVALSGIVYGIFVYRKGLPKKEGDEKDWSRFRRSAGAQFGYDGLVMEAGIDGGGAIANWFWRFIDATVIDGFYNATGWLASQVGYTLRLIQTGAVRAYALLMLVGAVAILSSFWYALQQMGGPK encoded by the coding sequence ATGGAGAACTTTTCGCTGATCTGGTTCGTGCTCTTCCTCCCGCTGGCGGGGTCGCTCTTTCAGGCGCTCTTCGGCGGACTGGTGTGCAAGATCCGCCCGAAAGACGGCAAGCAGATCATGGGCGCCATCGCGGTGCTCTCGATCGCCGGCGCGTTCGCCGTCGGCGCTTATCTGACCTACCAATTGGTCCAACTCCCCGCCGAACAACGCACGATCCAGCCCCAAGTGCTCTTCGATTGGATCGATCTGCTCGGGCTCAAGGTGCCGTTTGAGGTGCTGATCGACCCGCTCTCGATGACCATGGTGCTGGTCATCACCGGCATCGGCGCGCTGATCCACCTCTATGCCACCGGCTACATGGCCGAGGAGCGCGATTACACCCGGTTCTTCACCTACCTGAACCTGTTCATCAGCGCCATGCTCATCCTGGTGCTGGGCAACAACCTGCTCCTGATGTTCATCGGCTGGGAGGGTGTGGGCCTCTGCAGCTACCTGCTCATCGCCTTTTGGTATAAGGACATCAATAACGCCAAGTGCGGCAACAAGGCGTTCATCGTCAACCGCATAGGCGACTGGGGACTCACCCTGGGCATCTTCCTCCTGGCCTGCGCGATGACCGGCGAATTCGCCCACCGCGGCGAGGGCGCCGCGAGTGGACGCTGGCTCAGCTACGACGTGATCCTGAGCGCAGGCGAGCAAGTGCTCCGCAACCAACCCGGGCTCGCCACCACGATCGCGCTGCTGCTCTTCGTCGGCGCGTGCGGCAAGTCGGCCCAGTTCCCGCTCTACTTCTGGCTGCCCGACGCCATGGCCGGCCCGACCCCCGTCTCGGCGCTCATCCACGCAGCTACGATGGTCACCGCCGGCGTGTTCCTGCTAAACCGCATGCAGTTCGTCTTTGTGATGGCGCCGGCCGCCATGGGCATTGTTGCGGTGGTTGGAGCGTTCACCGCCCTCTTCGCCGCGCTCATCGCCTTTGGTCAAACGGACATCAAGAAAGTGCTCGCCTATTCGACGGTGTCTCAACTCGGGTTCATGTTCGTGGCCTGCGGCGTCGGCGCGTTCTGGGCGGGCATGTTCCACGTCATTACGCACGCGTTCTTCAAGGCCCTGCTCTTCCTTGGCTCCGGCGCGGTGATCGCGGCGATGGCGCACGACCAGGACATGCGCCACTACGGAAACCTCGCCAAATACATCAAAATCACCTCGTTCACGATGATCGTCGGCTGGCTGGCGATCGCCGGTGTCTCGATCCCAGGCATCTTTGGCTTGGCGGGCTTCTATTCCAAGGAAGCGATCATCGGTTCGGCGATCCACCACTCCGAGGCGACGTTCTTCGGAACTCCGGTTGCGCCCTACCTCGGCTGGGTGCTGCTGGCTGTGGCGGGTCTCACGGCGGCCTACATGACCCGCCTCATCTGGCTCACGTTCTTCAGTGGCGAAGAGCGCTGGCGGCAGTTGGCCCCTGCGCATGGCTCGCACGATCTGCACACGGCGCACGCGGCTCACGCCTCCCATTCGTCTGACATGTCCGACCTGTCTGACTCGTCCGACAAGTACCACGGGAACAGCCACTCCCACGACGATCCTCACGGCTTTTTCTACACCGACGAGGAGGTTGCAGCCCGCGAACTCCATGAGCACCACCACGCGCTCGACGCCGAACACGTGCCCAAAGAGGTGTATCCCAGCATGTGGATCCCCCTTGTCGTGCTGGCGATCCTCTCCGTAGGTGGCGGCTACGTCCTGAACCCGATCCTCGAAGGATGGCTCTACGGTGGCGCGACGGGGGCCGAGCATGAGGGCTTCCCGAGCCACATGACGCTCGTTCTCATGTCCACCGTTGTGGCGCTCTCCGGCATCGTGTACGGCATCTTCGTCTACCGCAAGGGCCTTCCGAAGAAAGAGGGCGACGAGAAGGACTGGAGCCGGTTCCGCCGCTCCGCAGGCGCGCAGTTCGGCTATGACGGGCTGGTCATGGAGGCAGGAATTGACGGAGGCGGCGCCATCGCCAACTGGTTCTGGCGCTTCATCGACGCGACGGTCATCGACGGCTTCTACAACGCCACGGGTTGGCTCGCCTCGCAGGTGGGATATACGCTCAGGCTGATACAGACTGGCGCGGTTCGCGCCTACGCGCTGCTGATGCTCGTGGGCGCAGTCGCAATCCTCAGCTCGTTCTGGTACGCACTGCAGCAGATGGGAGGACCGAAGTGA
- a CDS encoding NADH-quinone oxidoreductase subunit M: protein MNEPNGFGILTLLTFLPLIGALIMMAMSDKNAKALKYFALLVTAATFGVSIKVLLEFKVGSFHFQLTEFVKWIDSLGIHYRMGVDGISIWLVVLTTLLSFLSVWFSFYVSKRVKQYLIAMLILETAMLGVFLSLDLILFYTFFEASLVPMWLLISIWGGERRIYAGLKFFLFTFAGSIFMLIGMIALYLLQRDHAGINSFSLLDIQQNVANGRIWAGALAIQPWIFWSFAVAFLVKCPAFPFHVWLPDAHVEAPTAGSIILAGVLLKMGTYGFLRFVIPLFPDVLPQMVPYIMTLAVIGIIYGAIVSAVQPDVKKLVAYSSVSHMGFVLLGIFSLTHSGMMGGSMQQLNHGISTGALFLLVGLIYERRHTRLFSEFGGLKAQMPIYAAIFLIVMLSSVGLPGTNGFIGEILAMYGAFEACFFGQFGLSLPYAVIAGTGVILAAVYLLWMFQKTFYGRVENPANKKLKDIKPWEIALCAPFVILIFWCGFFPTSVLKPMEASIAATRMMALNVPGERPVWNETDKDIDDKGNLRKVTYDYKGEPTWGKIIAVGKYHFGNEDRPGTGENQPGKIEGEGTAPQGEIHAQSGIGGSQ, encoded by the coding sequence GTGAACGAACCTAACGGATTTGGCATCCTCACATTGCTCACCTTCCTTCCCCTGATCGGCGCACTGATCATGATGGCGATGTCGGACAAGAACGCAAAGGCGCTCAAGTACTTTGCACTGTTGGTCACGGCGGCAACGTTCGGCGTTTCGATCAAGGTCCTTCTCGAGTTCAAGGTCGGCAGCTTCCACTTCCAACTCACCGAGTTCGTCAAGTGGATCGATTCGCTCGGCATCCACTACCGGATGGGCGTAGACGGCATCAGCATCTGGCTGGTGGTGCTCACCACCTTGCTCAGCTTCCTGTCGGTCTGGTTCAGCTTCTATGTGAGCAAGCGCGTGAAGCAGTACCTGATCGCCATGCTCATCCTCGAAACCGCCATGCTGGGCGTGTTTCTCTCGCTCGATCTGATCCTCTTCTACACGTTTTTCGAAGCGTCCCTCGTGCCCATGTGGCTGCTCATCAGCATCTGGGGCGGCGAGCGAAGGATCTACGCGGGCCTCAAGTTCTTCCTGTTCACGTTCGCCGGCTCGATCTTCATGCTGATCGGCATGATCGCGCTCTACCTCTTGCAGCGCGACCACGCCGGCATCAACAGCTTCAGCCTGCTCGACATTCAGCAGAACGTGGCCAATGGCCGCATTTGGGCCGGGGCGCTTGCCATCCAGCCATGGATCTTCTGGTCGTTCGCGGTGGCCTTTTTGGTCAAGTGTCCAGCATTCCCGTTCCACGTGTGGCTCCCCGATGCTCACGTCGAGGCCCCCACCGCCGGTTCGATCATCCTGGCCGGCGTGCTGCTGAAGATGGGTACCTACGGGTTCCTCCGGTTCGTGATCCCGCTCTTCCCCGACGTCCTGCCCCAAATGGTGCCCTACATCATGACCCTGGCGGTCATCGGCATCATCTATGGCGCGATCGTCTCTGCCGTCCAGCCGGACGTGAAGAAGCTGGTCGCCTACTCCTCGGTCTCCCACATGGGCTTTGTGTTGCTTGGCATCTTCTCGCTCACCCATTCGGGCATGATGGGTGGCTCGATGCAGCAGCTCAACCACGGCATCAGCACGGGTGCGCTCTTCCTTCTCGTTGGGCTCATCTATGAGCGGCGGCACACGCGCCTCTTCAGCGAGTTCGGCGGCCTAAAAGCCCAGATGCCGATCTATGCGGCGATCTTCCTGATCGTCATGCTCTCCAGTGTGGGACTCCCAGGCACCAACGGGTTCATCGGCGAAATCCTGGCAATGTACGGCGCCTTTGAAGCCTGCTTCTTCGGGCAGTTCGGCCTGAGCCTCCCCTACGCGGTGATCGCCGGCACGGGCGTGATCCTGGCTGCGGTCTACCTCCTCTGGATGTTCCAAAAGACCTTCTACGGCAGGGTGGAGAACCCCGCCAACAAGAAGCTCAAGGACATCAAGCCCTGGGAAATCGCCCTCTGCGCGCCGTTCGTCATCCTTATCTTCTGGTGCGGTTTCTTCCCGACCTCCGTGCTCAAGCCGATGGAGGCCAGCATCGCGGCCACCCGCATGATGGCGCTGAACGTGCCCGGCGAACGGCCCGTGTGGAACGAGACCGACAAGGACATCGACGACAAGGGCAACCTGCGTAAGGTCACCTACGACTACAAGGGTGAGCCCACCTGGGGCAAGATCATCGCAGTCGGCAAATATCACTTCGGCAACGAGGATCGCCCCGGAACGGGAGAGAATCAGCCAGGCAAGATCGAGGGTGAAGGCACCGCGCCGCAAGGGGAGATACACGCGCAATCCGGCATTGGAGGCAGTCAGTGA
- a CDS encoding NADH-quinone oxidoreductase subunit N: protein MPPADSLGAPFEGFQPPIVTMESLEPVMPVIILFVAGIIAFLFEMVQRKRSNTGAIAVSLLGLAYAAAAIAKQFDTEDVEALFSMAMRDRFGLVLQLIIVGSTFTALLFSEGYLRQKRINYGELYPLSLWAAAGAMVMVTTTNLLMIFLGLEVLSISLYVLAGLSRSESKSEESALKYFLLGAFASAFLLYGMALFYGATYSLDLRTVTAALAQDESVTRGILIAGLGLSIIGLGFKSGLFPFHQWTPDVYQGAPTSVTAFMAAVSKIAAIGVLYRVLDACSAVSDIWMPTMFWIAILTMTVGNLVALVQRDVKRVLAYSSIAHAGYLLVAVLAHARKPEEIGFGSTAFYLLAYSVMTVGAFAVISLVAKDGKEGTRVQDLNGLWKRSPGLAVALVIFMISLIGVPGTAGFIGKLQIFQDAVDAGLTPLAIVLGVNSLLSIAYYLRIAQAAFVTEEIEESAPVAQPTTGLSVATFLCAASVVLVFVFVSPISYMINGAGDEGKIVSPEHRKAPIRPSGFQE, encoded by the coding sequence ATGCCGCCTGCCGATAGTCTCGGCGCGCCATTCGAGGGGTTCCAGCCGCCCATCGTCACGATGGAATCGCTGGAGCCGGTGATGCCTGTCATCATCCTCTTCGTCGCCGGAATCATTGCGTTCCTGTTCGAGATGGTCCAGCGCAAGCGCAGCAACACCGGCGCGATCGCGGTGAGCCTGCTCGGCCTGGCCTATGCGGCGGCGGCCATCGCCAAGCAGTTCGACACCGAAGATGTCGAAGCGCTTTTCAGCATGGCGATGAGGGACCGGTTTGGTCTGGTTCTCCAGCTCATTATCGTGGGCTCCACCTTCACGGCGTTGCTCTTCAGCGAGGGGTACCTGCGCCAAAAGCGAATCAATTACGGAGAGCTCTATCCCCTTTCCCTCTGGGCGGCGGCGGGCGCGATGGTCATGGTGACCACCACCAACCTCCTCATGATCTTCCTCGGCCTCGAGGTGCTCTCTATTTCGCTCTACGTCCTAGCCGGCCTCAGCCGAAGCGAATCCAAATCTGAGGAATCCGCGCTGAAGTACTTCCTTCTTGGGGCCTTTGCCAGCGCATTCCTCCTCTATGGCATGGCTCTGTTCTACGGGGCGACCTACAGCTTGGATTTGCGGACAGTAACAGCGGCTCTTGCCCAAGACGAATCGGTCACGCGGGGCATCTTGATCGCTGGGCTGGGCCTAAGCATCATCGGGCTCGGATTCAAGAGCGGACTCTTTCCCTTCCATCAGTGGACCCCCGACGTGTATCAAGGCGCGCCCACCAGCGTGACCGCCTTCATGGCCGCCGTATCCAAGATCGCCGCCATCGGGGTGCTCTACCGTGTTCTTGACGCTTGCTCGGCGGTCTCGGACATTTGGATGCCGACGATGTTCTGGATCGCGATCCTGACGATGACCGTCGGCAACCTGGTGGCTCTGGTCCAGCGCGATGTAAAGCGTGTGCTCGCCTATTCCAGCATCGCCCATGCGGGCTACCTGCTCGTCGCCGTTCTGGCGCACGCGCGCAAGCCCGAAGAGATCGGGTTCGGCAGCACGGCGTTCTATCTGCTGGCCTATAGCGTGATGACCGTTGGCGCGTTCGCCGTGATCTCGCTGGTCGCGAAAGACGGCAAGGAGGGCACGCGCGTCCAAGACCTGAACGGCCTGTGGAAGCGCTCGCCGGGCCTCGCGGTTGCGCTCGTGATCTTCATGATCTCACTGATCGGCGTGCCGGGCACCGCTGGCTTCATCGGAAAGCTGCAAATCTTCCAGGACGCCGTGGACGCCGGCCTCACCCCGCTCGCCATTGTGCTTGGTGTGAACTCCCTGCTCAGCATCGCGTATTACTTGCGCATCGCCCAGGCAGCCTTTGTCACCGAGGAGATCGAGGAATCCGCGCCGGTCGCCCAGCCCACCACGGGCCTTTCGGTCGCGACCTTCCTCTGCGCGGCGAGCGTGGTTCTGGTCTTCGTGTTCGTGTCGCCAATCTCGTACATGATCAACGGCGCGGGGGACGAGGGCAAGATCGTCTCACCCGAGCACCGCAAAGCCCCCATCCGGCCAAGCGGGTTTCAGGAATAG
- a CDS encoding alpha/beta fold hydrolase — protein MEAASWVDRKLYPFESHWFQWERYKLHYVDEGEGEPIVFVHGSPGWSFSFRDAIKSLSGSYRCIAPDHLGFGLSDKPPGTTFRPERQAEIFESFLHRLDLKGITLVVHGMGGPIGLSYALKHPDNVRHFVVMNSFLWPLDTRPGIQKAVKFAKSGLGRVLYQKANYAPIGELFLITKDRQKFTKQVRSQYNRPFADKRQRDAPYAYTKALLDSSGWFQSLYQQRDVLKDKPALICWGSLDPWLTNDDLERWTSIWPEAEVHRLRHTGHYVPEEHGADVAAFMDPFLKDLATWSPTSVML, from the coding sequence ATGGAAGCTGCGTCCTGGGTCGATCGTAAGTTGTATCCGTTCGAATCCCATTGGTTTCAGTGGGAGAGGTACAAGCTCCACTACGTGGATGAGGGCGAGGGCGAACCGATCGTATTCGTCCACGGCTCTCCTGGCTGGAGCTTCTCCTTCCGCGATGCGATCAAGAGCCTGTCGGGTTCCTACCGCTGCATCGCTCCCGATCATCTTGGGTTCGGGCTTTCCGACAAACCCCCTGGAACGACCTTTCGGCCCGAGCGCCAAGCCGAGATCTTCGAGAGTTTCCTCCACCGCCTCGACCTGAAGGGCATCACGTTGGTCGTGCACGGCATGGGTGGGCCTATCGGCCTTTCCTATGCGCTCAAGCACCCGGACAACGTGCGCCATTTCGTGGTGATGAACAGCTTCCTTTGGCCGCTCGACACCCGACCTGGCATCCAGAAGGCGGTGAAGTTCGCCAAGTCCGGCCTGGGCCGGGTGCTTTATCAGAAAGCAAACTACGCTCCTATCGGCGAGTTGTTCCTGATAACCAAGGACCGCCAGAAATTCACGAAGCAAGTCCGCTCCCAGTACAACCGTCCCTTCGCCGACAAGCGCCAACGCGACGCCCCTTATGCCTACACGAAGGCGCTGCTCGATTCCTCCGGCTGGTTTCAAAGCCTCTATCAGCAGCGCGATGTCCTAAAGGACAAGCCGGCCCTGATCTGCTGGGGTTCGCTCGACCCTTGGCTGACGAACGACGACTTGGAGCGCTGGACCTCGATCTGGCCCGAAGCCGAGGTGCATCGCCTGAGGCACACGGGCCACTATGTCCCCGAAGAGCACGGCGCCGACGTGGCAGCCTTCATGGACCCGTTCCTGAAGGACTTGGCCACCTGGAGCCCCACAAGCGTGATGCTGTAG